A window of Parambassis ranga chromosome 10, fParRan2.1, whole genome shotgun sequence contains these coding sequences:
- the gabra6a gene encoding gamma-aminobutyric acid receptor subunit alpha-6a: MAVRTLTLVTFICAISLGSVWGNEKIYSDNITRILDRLLDGYDNRLRPGSGGSVTEVKTDIFVTSFGPVSDVEMEYTMDMFFRQMWVDERLKFEGPTEILRLNNLMVDKIWTPDTFFRNSKKSISHNMTTPNKLFRIMQNGTVLYTMRLTISAECPMRLMDFPMDGHTCPLRFGSYAYTSSEIMFTWRKGPIASVDCPKESMSLLQYDLVGQTLSSEIFKSNTGHYSVQVVHFHLQRKLGYYLIQTYIPLIMVVVLSQVSFWINKESVPARTVAGITTVLTMTTLSISARQSLPKVAYATAMDWFIAVCFAFVASALIEFAAVNYFATLQANRLKKLKARQDKLEVLATGSDDDDDAVSTDSNPQEGLKQRRNHSVCRSDLGDTPPLPIFLQQGSAFPPIPQLAGTSPIDMYARILFPLAFALFNLVYWYIYLAKDTMESARDMD, from the exons ATGGCTGTCCGAACATTGACTTTGGTTACTTTTATCTGCGCTATAAG tCTAGGTAGTGTGTGGGGAAATGAAAAGATATACTCAGACAACATCACTCGCATTTTGGACAGACTTCTGGATGGTTATGACAATCGACTGCGCCCTGGTTCTGGAG GGAGTGTTACAGAGGTGAAAACCGATATCTTCGTTACCAGCTTTGGACCTGTTTCAGATGTGGAGATG GAGTACACCATGGACATGTTCTTCCGTCAGATGTGGGTGGATGAGCGGCTAAAATTCGAGGGCCCCACTGAAATCCTGAGACTAAATAACCTCATGGTGGACAAGATCTGGACTCCAGACACTTTCTTCAGAAACTCAAAGAAGTCAATTTCCCACAACATGACCACTCCCAACAAGCTCTTCCGTATCATGCAGAATGGAACAGTCCTCTACACTATGAG ACTTACAATTAGTGCAGAGTGTCCAATGAGGCTAATGGATTTCCCCATGGATGGACATACCTGTCCTCTCAGGTTTGGAAGTT ATGCATATACCAGCAGTGAAATCATGTTCACCTGGAGGAAGGGGCCTATTGCTTCCGTCGACTGTCCCAAAGAGTCAATGAGTCTTCTGCAGTACGATCTTGTGGGACAGACTTTGTCTAGTGAGATATTCAAATCAAACACAG GTCACTACTCTGTGCAGGTGGTCCATTTCCACCTCCAGAGGAAGCTGGGATACTACCTCATACAGACCTATATTCCTCTAATAATGGTTGTTGTCCTGTCACAAGTATCTTTTTGGATCAACAAAGAGTCTGTTCCTGCTCGCACAGTTGCTG GCATCACCACAGTTCTCACCATGACCACGTTAAGCATCAGTGCCAGGCAGTCTTTGCCCAAAGTAGCCTATGCCACTGCCATGGATTGGTTCATTGCTGTGTGCTTTGCCTTCGTGGCATCGGCTCTCATCGAATTTGCAGCAGTGAACTACTTCGCCACGCTGCAGGCCAACCGTCTGAAGAAACTGAAAGCAAGACAAGACAAACTTGAGGTGCTGGCCACCGGCAgcgacgatgatgatgacgcAGTTTCA ACAGACAGCAACCCTCAGGAAGGcctgaaacagaggagaaacCACTCTGTGTGTCGTAGTGACCTAGGAGATACTCCGCCTCTTCCCATTTTCCTCCAGCAGGGCTCAGCTTTTCCTCCAATCCCACAGCTGGCCGGCACCAGCCCTATTGACATGTATGCCCGCATCCTCTTCCCTCTGGCCTTTGCCCTCTTCAACCTCGTCTACTGGTATATCTACCTCGCCAAAGACACCATGGAGAGTGCAAG GGACATGGACTAA